A window of Ignavibacterium sp. contains these coding sequences:
- a CDS encoding glycosyltransferase family 2 protein, with protein MNKISVTIITKNEAENIFECLNSIKWADEIIVVDSGSTDETVSIAKQFTDKVIFNEWKGFAEQKSFALSLANNDWVLSLDADEIVTEKLRDEILNSNLENFDGYRIKRDNYFLGKLIRGCGWGNDYQLRLFKKSKTKLTNRLVHEGFEVDGKIGQLHNSMLHFSYRNFKDAFTKINHYSTLEAIEKQNKKKVNSFTIVLTPIVAFLQHFFLRKGFIDGIYGLFVSIMHAITKLQVQLKIWELKKAKSNNQDF; from the coding sequence ATGAATAAAATTTCCGTAACCATTATCACTAAAAATGAAGCTGAGAATATCTTTGAATGTCTGAACTCCATAAAGTGGGCTGATGAAATTATTGTAGTTGATTCCGGAAGTACTGATGAAACTGTATCTATCGCAAAGCAGTTTACTGATAAAGTTATTTTTAATGAATGGAAAGGATTTGCTGAACAAAAAAGTTTTGCCCTTAGTCTGGCAAACAATGATTGGGTGCTTAGTCTGGATGCAGATGAAATTGTAACAGAAAAACTCCGGGATGAAATTCTTAATTCAAATCTTGAAAACTTTGATGGATATAGAATTAAACGGGATAATTATTTTCTTGGAAAATTAATTCGCGGATGTGGTTGGGGAAACGATTATCAATTAAGACTATTCAAAAAATCAAAAACAAAACTTACAAATCGACTTGTTCATGAAGGTTTTGAAGTTGATGGAAAAATTGGTCAGCTTCATAATTCAATGCTTCATTTTTCTTATCGTAATTTCAAAGATGCCTTTACGAAAATAAATCACTATTCAACTCTCGAAGCTATCGAAAAACAAAATAAGAAAAAGGTAAATAGTTTTACGATTGTATTAACTCCGATAGTCGCATTTCTTCAGCACTTTTTTTTGCGCAAAGGTTTCATTGATGGAATCTATGGATTATTTGTTTCAATCATGCACGCAATTACAAAACTTCAGGTTCAGTTAAAAATATGGGAATTGAAAAAAGCAAAATCAAACAACCAAGATTTTTAA
- a CDS encoding glycosyltransferase family 9 protein: MGIEKSKIKQPRFLIARIDRIGDVVLSTPLPREIKKVYPDCFVAVLVREYTKDIYLNNPYVDEIIVYDDKDKSFESLIKQAQFIRSFKFTHAFMLLPDERLNYILFFAGIPFRVGVGHKIFQMLTFTKFVDRKKYNPLRHEADYALDMIRKIGIKPASLEPEIYLTETERQKAETFKKTLVSSGKKLIGINSTSGNSAPNLSADEYKKLIEKLLEDSSLKVIVTDKQPPNEILNIKGIEFPFIENTLREAIINFSALDLLVSNSTGPMHICAALKVPTLSLFCPLTACSPKLWGPLGNKSKIVLPKENYCQTQCPSDPKLCRYEGDSGINADSISEMIKSFLETDQ, encoded by the coding sequence ATGGGAATTGAAAAAAGCAAAATCAAACAACCAAGATTTTTAATTGCAAGGATTGATCGCATTGGTGATGTTGTTCTTTCGACACCTTTACCAAGAGAGATTAAAAAAGTTTATCCTGACTGTTTTGTTGCTGTGCTGGTCCGTGAGTACACAAAAGATATTTATTTAAATAATCCTTACGTTGATGAGATAATCGTATATGATGATAAAGATAAATCCTTCGAATCACTCATAAAGCAAGCACAGTTTATCCGCTCTTTTAAGTTTACTCACGCATTTATGCTTCTTCCCGATGAGCGATTGAATTACATTTTATTCTTCGCTGGAATTCCTTTCAGAGTTGGCGTCGGGCATAAAATTTTTCAGATGCTTACCTTTACAAAATTTGTAGATAGAAAAAAATATAATCCACTCCGCCACGAAGCAGATTATGCTCTTGATATGATTAGAAAAATTGGAATTAAACCTGCGTCATTAGAACCTGAAATTTATCTCACTGAAACAGAAAGACAGAAAGCAGAAACATTCAAAAAAACTTTAGTCAGTTCGGGTAAAAAACTAATTGGAATAAATTCGACTAGTGGTAACTCAGCACCAAATTTGTCAGCAGATGAATACAAAAAATTAATTGAGAAACTATTAGAGGACAGTAGTTTGAAAGTAATCGTTACTGACAAACAACCACCGAATGAAATATTGAACATCAAAGGAATCGAATTTCCATTTATAGAAAATACTCTTCGTGAAGCTATCATTAATTTCAGTGCACTTGATTTACTTGTTTCAAACAGTACAGGACCAATGCATATTTGTGCTGCATTGAAAGTTCCGACACTTTCATTGTTTTGCCCTTTAACTGCGTGCTCACCTAAATTGTGGGGACCTTTAGGTAATAAATCAAAGATTGTTCTACCGAAAGAAAATTATTGTCAGACTCAATGTCCCAGCGATCCAAAGCTCTGCAGATATGAAGGTGATAGTGGAATTAACGCTGATTCAATTTCAGAAATGATCAAATCATTTTTAGAAACGGATCAATGA
- a CDS encoding glycerate kinase, whose amino-acid sequence MKILIAPNSFKESISSVKIAEIISKELSNEKNFQLTTLPLSDGGDGFLEVVKFIYKNEIIEHNFPIEFAGEKFNAPVLVNKSGKEIFIESAEVIGLKKLPQRKRNPLALNTFPLGKLINDLTNNKYSDSIQEFEKIKIGVGGTSTIDFGLGAVNALGIKFLDNNGNEVEPIPANFSLISEIIFPSSFSHPTIQSSNHSIIPPIIHSNIQPSIYSSLLCVVDVQTPLLGDNSAVDLYGLQKGASKNELALIKKGIEHIVELIIKKNLISESEYINGAGGGLASGLKIFFDAEIISANDFIFSNLFRDTSFDEFDFLITGEGKFDIQSFEGKATGEIIRKFSDKVKRIFLVCGRIEQDVKKLIPGNVDCFELLDLYQDEEESKQKVAIGLKIISEKIRDRILK is encoded by the coding sequence ATGAAGATTCTCATCGCTCCAAATAGTTTCAAAGAAAGTATATCATCAGTTAAGATTGCAGAGATTATCTCAAAAGAATTATCAAATGAAAAAAACTTTCAGCTTACGACTTTACCCTTAAGCGATGGCGGTGATGGTTTTTTAGAGGTTGTTAAGTTTATTTATAAAAATGAAATTATTGAACATAATTTCCCGATTGAGTTTGCGGGAGAAAAATTCAACGCTCCAGTTTTAGTTAATAAATCGGGTAAAGAAATTTTTATCGAATCAGCAGAAGTAATCGGATTAAAAAAATTACCACAAAGAAAAAGAAATCCTTTAGCTCTGAATACATTTCCTTTAGGCAAATTGATTAATGATTTAACGAATAATAAATATTCTGACTCAATTCAGGAATTTGAAAAAATTAAAATTGGAGTGGGTGGCACTTCTACTATTGATTTTGGTCTTGGAGCAGTAAATGCTTTAGGAATAAAATTTTTAGATAACAACGGAAATGAAGTCGAACCAATTCCAGCTAACTTTAGCTTAATCTCTGAAATAATATTCCCATCTTCATTCAGTCATCCAACCATTCAATCATCCAATCATTCAATCATTCCGCCAATCATACATTCCAACATTCAGCCATCCATCTATTCATCGTTGCTATGTGTTGTCGATGTCCAAACTCCTTTATTGGGTGACAACTCTGCTGTTGATTTATATGGCCTGCAGAAAGGTGCAAGCAAAAATGAACTTGCTCTGATAAAAAAAGGAATTGAACACATTGTTGAGTTAATTATTAAGAAAAATTTAATTTCAGAATCAGAATACATAAATGGTGCAGGCGGCGGACTTGCATCAGGATTAAAAATATTTTTTGATGCAGAAATTATATCAGCTAATGATTTTATTTTTAGCAATCTTTTTCGCGATACGAGCTTTGATGAATTTGATTTTCTGATTACCGGTGAGGGAAAATTTGATATTCAATCATTTGAAGGGAAAGCTACAGGAGAAATTATCAGAAAGTTCTCAGATAAAGTTAAGAGAATATTTTTGGTTTGCGGAAGAATTGAACAAGATGTTAAAAAATTAATTCCGGGAAATGTTGATTGCTTTGAGTTGCTGGATTTATATCAGGATGAAGAAGAATCAAAACAAAAAGTAGCAATCGGATTAAAAATAATTTCAGAGAAAATCAGAGACAGAATTTTAAAGTAA
- a CDS encoding ferritin has product MLSDKMLKALNKHLNEELYSSYLYLSMAAYFEDKNLKGFAGWMRTQSQEEYMHAMKFYDFINSVNGKVTLTQIDGPKTNWKSIMEVWKDTLEHEKKITSLIHKLVEQALQEKDYATNNFLQWFVTEQVEEVTTVEDIIAKLELIGDNKSGLYMLDRELGARAASGN; this is encoded by the coding sequence ATGTTATCCGATAAAATGCTAAAGGCACTTAACAAGCATCTTAACGAAGAATTATATTCTTCATATCTCTATCTTTCAATGGCAGCATATTTTGAAGATAAGAATCTGAAAGGATTTGCTGGTTGGATGAGAACACAATCTCAGGAAGAATATATGCACGCAATGAAGTTTTATGATTTTATAAATTCTGTTAATGGAAAAGTAACTCTTACTCAAATTGACGGACCGAAAACAAATTGGAAGTCAATAATGGAAGTGTGGAAAGATACTCTTGAACACGAAAAGAAAATCACTTCCCTTATTCATAAACTTGTTGAACAAGCATTGCAGGAAAAAGATTACGCAACAAATAATTTTCTCCAATGGTTCGTAACTGAACAAGTTGAAGAAGTAACAACTGTTGAAGATATTATTGCAAAGCTTGAATTGATTGGTGATAATAAAAGTGGACTTTATATGCTCGACAGAGAACTTGGTGCAAGAGCTGCAAGCGGAAATTAA
- the gap gene encoding type I glyceraldehyde-3-phosphate dehydrogenase: MAVKVAINGFGRIGRLILRAMADRNLLGKEVDIVALVDISNDAKYFAYQLKYDSVHGTFKGEISSKKSKPDLDHDDILVINGEETQCILATKEPSQLPWKDLGVDYVFEATGLFTDSEKAKGHLTAGAKKVIITAPGKGDVKTVVMGVNDNELKPEHTIISNASCTTNCLAPVVHVLLKEGIGVEVGIMTTIHAYTATQKTVDGPSKKDWRGGRAAAINIIPSTTGAAKAVGEVLPQVKGKLTGMSFRVPTANVSVVDLTFRSVKETSIKEIDELLKKASQTYMKGILGYTDEELVSTDFNHDERSSIYDSLATLQNNFKDEKRFFKIVSWYDNEWGYSNRCVDLLMKLVKM, encoded by the coding sequence ATGGCTGTTAAAGTAGCTATAAACGGATTCGGAAGAATCGGCAGATTAATTTTAAGAGCAATGGCTGATAGAAATCTGCTCGGTAAGGAAGTTGACATCGTTGCCCTCGTTGATATAAGCAATGATGCAAAATATTTTGCATACCAACTCAAATACGATTCAGTGCACGGAACTTTCAAAGGAGAAATTTCTTCAAAGAAAAGTAAACCTGACTTAGATCACGATGATATCCTTGTAATCAATGGCGAAGAAACTCAATGCATACTTGCAACAAAAGAACCATCACAGCTTCCCTGGAAAGATTTGGGCGTTGATTATGTTTTTGAAGCAACCGGTTTATTTACTGATTCTGAAAAAGCAAAAGGTCATTTAACTGCAGGTGCAAAAAAAGTTATCATCACAGCTCCGGGCAAAGGTGATGTAAAAACAGTTGTGATGGGAGTTAATGATAATGAATTGAAACCAGAACATACTATCATTTCAAATGCTTCATGCACAACAAACTGCCTTGCTCCAGTTGTTCATGTTTTATTGAAAGAGGGAATTGGAGTCGAAGTTGGAATAATGACTACAATTCACGCTTACACAGCAACTCAAAAAACTGTTGATGGACCTTCTAAAAAAGATTGGAGAGGCGGAAGAGCTGCTGCAATTAATATTATTCCTTCAACAACCGGTGCTGCTAAAGCTGTCGGTGAAGTTCTTCCTCAGGTTAAAGGAAAACTTACTGGAATGTCATTCAGAGTTCCGACTGCAAATGTTTCAGTTGTTGATTTAACTTTCCGCTCTGTTAAAGAAACTTCAATCAAAGAAATTGATGAGTTGCTGAAAAAAGCTTCACAGACTTATATGAAAGGAATACTTGGTTACACTGATGAGGAATTAGTCTCAACCGATTTTAACCACGATGAAAGATCATCAATCTATGATTCTTTGGCAACACTTCAGAATAACTTTAAAGATGAAAAAAGATTCTTTAAAATTGTTTCATGGTATGATAACGAGTGGGGTTATTCAAACAGATGTGTTGACTTGCTGATGAAGTTAGTTAAAATGTAA
- a CDS encoding phosphoglycerate kinase: protein MNKLTIDKVELKGKRVLVRVDFNVPLDENLNITDDTRIVESLPTIKKIISEGGKAILMSHLGRPKGGPNPKYSLKPTAKRLSELLGKEVKLAPDCIGDEVKAMVSQMKDGDVLILENVRFHPEEEKNDPEFAKKLAELGDVYINDAFGSAHRAHASTEGVTKFIKVCATGYLMQKELEYLGAAVSNPNRPYVAILGGAKISGKIDVINNLLDKVDTLIIGGGMAFTFFKAQGKEIGKSLLEEEKIELAKEVLQKVKNTGVKFLLPVDVVVASEFNNDSPAEVVSVDSIPSDKMGLDIGPETIKLFKEEILKAKTVVWNGPMGVFEFDNFAKGTFAIAQALAEATANGVVTVIGGGDSAAAIAKAGLKDKVSHVSTGGGASLEFLEGKILPGVAALNDAN, encoded by the coding sequence ATGAATAAACTGACAATTGATAAAGTTGAATTAAAAGGAAAAAGAGTTCTCGTAAGAGTTGATTTTAATGTGCCTCTGGACGAGAACCTGAATATCACCGATGACACAAGAATTGTTGAATCATTACCAACCATTAAGAAAATTATTTCCGAAGGTGGAAAAGCAATTCTGATGAGTCATTTAGGTCGTCCGAAAGGTGGACCAAATCCCAAGTACAGCTTGAAACCAACTGCTAAACGACTTAGCGAGCTTTTAGGTAAAGAAGTTAAACTTGCACCTGATTGTATCGGTGATGAAGTCAAAGCAATGGTTAGCCAGATGAAAGATGGAGATGTATTAATTCTTGAAAATGTACGATTCCATCCAGAAGAAGAAAAAAACGATCCTGAATTTGCTAAAAAATTAGCTGAGCTTGGAGATGTTTATATCAATGATGCTTTCGGTAGCGCACACAGAGCTCATGCTTCGACCGAAGGAGTTACGAAATTCATTAAAGTTTGTGCTACTGGTTATCTTATGCAAAAAGAGTTGGAATATCTTGGCGCTGCAGTTTCAAATCCCAACAGACCTTATGTTGCAATCTTAGGCGGAGCAAAAATTTCTGGCAAAATAGATGTCATCAATAATCTTTTAGACAAAGTTGATACTCTTATTATTGGTGGCGGAATGGCATTTACATTTTTCAAAGCTCAGGGTAAAGAGATTGGTAAATCATTACTTGAGGAAGAGAAAATAGAATTAGCAAAAGAAGTTCTGCAAAAAGTTAAGAACACCGGCGTAAAATTTTTATTGCCTGTTGATGTTGTAGTTGCTTCTGAATTTAACAATGATTCACCTGCAGAAGTTGTATCTGTTGATTCAATTCCTTCCGACAAAATGGGATTGGATATAGGTCCTGAAACTATTAAGTTATTCAAAGAAGAAATATTGAAAGCTAAGACAGTTGTTTGGAACGGACCGATGGGTGTTTTTGAATTTGATAATTTTGCTAAAGGAACTTTTGCAATTGCTCAGGCACTTGCCGAAGCTACCGCCAATGGAGTAGTAACAGTAATTGGTGGTGGTGATTCCGCAGCTGCGATTGCAAAGGCCGGATTAAAAGATAAAGTATCGCATGTATCAACAGGCGGAGGTGCTTCGCTCGAATTTCTCGAAGGAAAAATTCTGCCTGGTGTTGCAGCATTAAACGACGCTAACTAA
- a CDS encoding rhomboid family intramembrane serine protease: MSNYYQPRGFGRFSLFPPVIKNLLIINAAVFFVQVLMDNIMFNGYPAAYILNRWFALNPIGGYDFVGNPFNFQIWQLITYQFMHGGFGHIFFNMFALWMFGAEVEYLLGSKKFLIFYLFSGITAGLLHLFISPLLGSPLAVTIGASGAVFGVMTAFAMLFPDRYIFLYFLIPVKAKYLIGFLIVFEFLAIDSAASNVAHLAHLGGALFGFLFILFDKSNPVEFRNLFRKSFYYKKKTPSDFGGYPYGSRNDDDVQEAKFYDLNKKDDEEAITQEEIDAILDKISKYGYQRLTEREKRILFEASKKMK; encoded by the coding sequence TTGAGTAATTATTATCAACCAAGAGGATTTGGCAGGTTTAGTTTATTTCCACCTGTAATAAAAAATCTTTTGATTATTAATGCCGCCGTGTTTTTTGTTCAGGTTTTGATGGATAATATTATGTTCAATGGTTATCCGGCAGCTTACATTTTAAATCGTTGGTTTGCATTAAATCCAATCGGTGGTTATGATTTTGTTGGTAATCCATTCAACTTTCAGATATGGCAATTGATTACTTATCAATTTATGCACGGCGGCTTTGGTCATATATTCTTTAATATGTTTGCACTTTGGATGTTCGGTGCTGAAGTTGAATATCTTTTAGGTTCAAAGAAATTTCTAATCTTTTATCTTTTTTCAGGAATAACTGCCGGCTTACTTCATCTTTTTATATCGCCTTTGTTAGGTAGTCCATTGGCAGTAACTATCGGTGCTTCAGGTGCTGTATTTGGTGTTATGACTGCATTTGCCATGCTTTTTCCTGACAGATACATTTTTCTTTACTTCCTTATTCCGGTTAAGGCAAAATATCTTATCGGATTCCTGATAGTATTTGAATTCCTTGCGATTGACAGTGCTGCAAGCAATGTTGCTCATCTTGCACATCTTGGTGGAGCTTTATTCGGATTTTTGTTCATACTATTTGATAAGAGCAATCCGGTTGAATTCAGAAATCTTTTCAGAAAATCTTTTTACTATAAAAAGAAAACACCTTCGGATTTTGGTGGTTATCCTTATGGAAGCAGAAACGATGATGATGTTCAGGAAGCAAAGTTTTATGATTTGAATAAAAAAGATGATGAAGAAGCAATTACTCAGGAAGAGATTGATGCTATTCTTGATAAAATAAGTAAGTATGGCTATCAGAGACTCACTGAAAGAGAGAAAAGAATTCTTTTTGAAGCAAGTAAGAAGATGAAATAA
- a CDS encoding DUF4296 domain-containing protein, whose amino-acid sequence MKNFYHILLLALILFSACEEKPPISEDKFIRIYAELVSVPDSVSVDSLMFADYKQKVFSNYGFSEKDYEQTVKFYNQTPEKWEELFKKVIKYIESAND is encoded by the coding sequence TTGAAAAATTTTTATCACATTCTGCTTTTAGCTTTAATTCTGTTTTCAGCTTGCGAGGAAAAACCACCCATATCAGAAGATAAATTTATCCGTATTTATGCAGAGCTCGTTTCTGTTCCGGATTCCGTTTCTGTTGATAGTTTAATGTTTGCTGACTACAAGCAAAAAGTTTTTTCGAACTATGGATTTTCGGAAAAAGATTATGAGCAAACTGTGAAGTTCTATAATCAAACTCCGGAGAAATGGGAAGAATTGTTCAAAAAAGTAATTAAGTATATTGAATCAGCTAATGACTAA
- a CDS encoding RecQ family ATP-dependent DNA helicase, protein MKKAQDTLKKFFGYDSFRPAQEEIISEILKGENVIAVLPTGAGKSVCYQIPALISDNYSIVISPLIALMKDQVDSLNKNKEISAFINSTLEWIEIEKILNNIAFGKIKLLYIAPERLESKEFSERLKAMKPSYLFIDEAHCISEWGHNFRPSYTKIKDFIQFTDIKKVSAFTATATPEVVNDITKQLNIKNPKVIVKGFERENISISVYQTNKKKEKLLEILKTHQRPAIIYVSSRRKAENLNEFLNLNKTKSEFYHAGLNNLLRRNIQEEFIAGKIPIIIATNAFGMGIDKKDIRTVIHYDIPGSIENYYQEIGRAGRDGKPSSAILLFDEKDLSIHKYFIDSAYPKKELIQQIYNGICDYAQVAVGSLPDKNIPINSDFLNLYTKQNISSGLLHSALTYLESAGYIKINSSLTSHDSIKFLVDPNKLKHFLKTTENDELKDLVLFLVRNFGSKIFNERTSIDYSFIESNTGLSQEAQKELYNFLNDIGFAEFISLDGKETVTLIQPRVQKEDLKLNYKLINELYLFAHEKLEKMRAFVYINECRFKYILNYFGQNTTDYSCGKCDKCTSLDNRSDSLNFVSEITEEVELPFDDYDKNLELFHRLNEARKAAAKKFMQTPNLICPDSVLAKISQLKPDNKYKLMMIEGFTTRMFNKIGNDFIEIIQSYLKENKSDSEKLLPQNVQETLQLLKKNFSLKEISNIRKLDEAVISMQIETILSYYPEIEINSILGEEDLKIIETAMREGYENLRELKDKLNGKYSVPLLRIAIAKIKFRSSISH, encoded by the coding sequence ATGAAAAAAGCTCAGGATACTTTAAAGAAATTTTTCGGTTATGATTCGTTCAGGCCTGCACAGGAAGAAATTATTTCAGAAATTTTGAAAGGTGAAAATGTAATCGCAGTTTTACCAACAGGTGCAGGAAAATCAGTTTGTTATCAAATCCCGGCTTTAATTTCAGACAACTATTCTATTGTTATCTCACCACTAATAGCATTAATGAAAGATCAGGTAGATTCACTGAATAAAAATAAAGAAATTTCTGCTTTTATAAACAGCACTTTGGAATGGATTGAAATCGAAAAAATTCTGAACAACATAGCTTTTGGAAAAATCAAACTTCTTTACATTGCACCTGAAAGACTTGAATCGAAAGAATTTTCTGAACGGCTGAAAGCTATGAAGCCATCTTACCTTTTCATTGATGAAGCTCATTGCATAAGCGAATGGGGACATAATTTCAGACCGAGTTACACCAAAATTAAAGACTTTATTCAGTTTACTGATATTAAAAAAGTTTCGGCATTTACTGCCACTGCAACTCCGGAAGTTGTAAATGACATTACCAAACAACTGAATATCAAAAATCCAAAAGTAATTGTAAAAGGATTTGAAAGAGAAAACATTTCGATAAGTGTTTATCAGACCAATAAGAAAAAAGAAAAATTACTTGAAATACTGAAAACTCATCAACGACCTGCGATTATTTATGTTTCATCACGAAGAAAAGCTGAAAATCTGAATGAGTTTTTGAATCTAAACAAAACGAAATCTGAATTTTATCACGCCGGATTGAATAATCTCTTAAGAAGGAATATTCAGGAAGAATTTATTGCCGGTAAAATTCCAATTATTATCGCAACAAACGCATTTGGAATGGGCATCGATAAAAAAGATATAAGAACGGTAATTCATTACGATATTCCCGGTTCAATAGAAAATTATTATCAGGAGATTGGAAGAGCCGGCAGAGATGGCAAACCTTCCTCAGCAATTCTTTTATTTGATGAAAAGGATTTATCAATTCATAAATATTTCATTGACTCGGCTTATCCCAAGAAGGAATTAATTCAGCAGATTTATAATGGAATTTGTGATTATGCTCAGGTTGCCGTAGGTTCACTTCCTGATAAGAATATTCCAATCAATTCAGATTTTCTTAATCTCTACACCAAACAAAATATTTCTTCCGGTTTACTTCATTCTGCACTTACTTATCTCGAGTCAGCAGGATATATCAAAATTAATTCAAGTCTTACTTCTCACGACTCGATAAAATTTTTAGTTGATCCCAATAAACTGAAACATTTTCTAAAGACAACTGAAAATGATGAATTAAAAGATCTGGTTTTATTTCTTGTAAGAAATTTTGGAAGTAAAATATTCAACGAAAGAACTTCTATTGATTATTCATTCATTGAAAGCAATACAGGGCTTTCTCAGGAAGCACAAAAAGAACTGTACAATTTTCTTAATGATATAGGTTTTGCAGAATTCATCTCACTTGATGGAAAAGAAACTGTAACTCTTATTCAACCGAGAGTTCAAAAAGAAGATCTTAAATTGAACTACAAGCTCATAAATGAACTGTATTTATTTGCTCACGAAAAACTTGAAAAGATGAGAGCTTTCGTTTATATAAATGAATGCAGATTCAAATATATACTTAATTATTTTGGTCAGAATACTACTGATTATTCCTGTGGTAAATGCGATAAATGTACCTCATTGGACAATCGCTCCGATAGCTTGAACTTTGTTTCAGAAATTACTGAAGAAGTCGAATTACCATTTGATGATTACGACAAAAATCTGGAACTATTTCATCGCTTGAATGAAGCGAGAAAAGCAGCAGCTAAAAAGTTTATGCAAACACCAAATCTTATTTGTCCGGATAGTGTTCTCGCAAAAATATCTCAGCTTAAACCAGACAATAAATATAAGTTGATGATGATTGAAGGATTTACAACAAGAATGTTTAACAAGATTGGAAATGATTTTATAGAGATAATTCAATCATATCTTAAAGAAAATAAATCTGATTCAGAAAAATTACTTCCTCAAAATGTTCAGGAGACTTTGCAACTACTGAAGAAAAATTTTTCGTTGAAAGAAATTTCCAACATAAGGAAACTTGATGAAGCAGTTATCTCTATGCAGATTGAAACAATACTTAGTTACTATCCCGAAATTGAAATTAACTCAATTCTTGGTGAAGAAGATTTGAAAATTATTGAAACTGCTATGAGAGAAGGTTATGAAAATCTGAGAGAATTAAAAGATAAACTGAATGGAAAATATTCTGTGCCTTTACTTCGAATTGCAATCGCTAAAATTAAATTTCGCTCTTCGATTAGTCATTAG